A genome region from Marinobacter panjinensis includes the following:
- the pseI gene encoding pseudaminic acid synthase, whose amino-acid sequence MKDVTIDGRKIGPDHPPYIIAELSANHNGSLERALKTIDEAKQCGASAIKLQTYTADTMTIDSDRPEFLIKGGPWDGYKLYDLYKWAETPYEWHKAMFDHAREIGITVFSTPFDETAVDLLEELNTPAYKIASFELTDLPLIEYVAKTGKPMIMSTGMASEEEIEEAVATARTAGCRELVLLHCVSSYPAPMDQANVAQVRELGKRFDAVAGLSDHTLGTVASVAAVSLGACLIEKHFILSREEGGPDSGFSIEPDELKRLCTETRDAWSAVGKPGYALQLAEESNRIFRRSIYFMRDMKAGETVKEQDVRRIRPGVGIEPKHFKALIGRTLKTDVPRGTPTSWEQFDG is encoded by the coding sequence ATGAAAGACGTAACTATCGATGGGCGCAAGATTGGCCCTGACCATCCTCCCTACATCATTGCGGAATTGTCTGCCAATCATAACGGTTCGCTGGAGCGGGCACTCAAGACCATAGATGAGGCGAAGCAATGTGGTGCGTCTGCGATTAAGCTGCAAACGTACACGGCAGACACCATGACTATTGACAGTGACCGTCCTGAGTTTCTGATTAAAGGTGGGCCCTGGGATGGCTATAAGTTATATGATCTCTATAAATGGGCGGAAACGCCTTACGAATGGCACAAGGCCATGTTCGATCATGCCCGAGAGATTGGCATTACCGTGTTTTCAACGCCATTTGATGAAACCGCTGTCGATTTGTTGGAGGAGCTGAATACGCCAGCCTATAAGATTGCATCGTTCGAGCTGACCGACCTGCCACTTATAGAATATGTCGCCAAAACCGGAAAACCAATGATCATGTCCACCGGGATGGCCAGCGAAGAGGAGATCGAAGAAGCTGTCGCTACCGCGAGAACTGCCGGCTGCAGGGAACTGGTTCTGCTCCATTGCGTAAGTAGTTACCCGGCACCAATGGATCAGGCTAACGTTGCTCAGGTAAGAGAACTGGGGAAACGATTTGACGCAGTGGCTGGATTGTCTGACCACACGCTGGGCACCGTGGCATCGGTAGCTGCCGTTTCGCTGGGCGCCTGTTTGATCGAAAAACACTTCATTTTGAGTAGGGAAGAGGGTGGTCCCGATAGCGGTTTCTCGATTGAGCCCGATGAACTGAAGCGTTTGTGCACGGAAACTCGTGATGCCTGGTCAGCTGTTGGTAAACCAGGTTATGCGCTTCAGCTGGCGGAGGAATCTAACCGGATCTTCCGCCGTTCAATCTACTTTATGCGAGATATGAAGGCTGGCGAAACCGTCAAGGAACAAGACGTTCGGCGAATTCGTCCCGGTGTTGGCATAGAACCAAAACACTTCAAGGCTCTAATCGGAAGAACGTTAAAGACAGACGTACCTCGAGGCACGCCAACAAGCTGGGAGCAGTTTGATGGGTAA
- a CDS encoding methionyl-tRNA formyltransferase — MKKYIMATSKPWHKPMADSFFGGPTGFLWANTPEQLTDIVQSNNGDNIRYIFFLHWNWLVPEELWKTYECVCFHMTDVPYGRGGSPLQNLIVRGHKDTKLTALKMTSEMDAGPVYTKRELSLGGTAEEIYSRAGELSFQIVQWMMDNEPQPTPQQGDPVIFKRRKPEQSVLPEKASLSELYDHIRMLDAPTYPHAFIEHGEFIIEFSGADVQGEELTACVRIRKKAERR, encoded by the coding sequence GTGAAAAAATATATCATGGCCACATCCAAGCCCTGGCATAAGCCTATGGCTGATAGTTTCTTCGGGGGGCCCACTGGTTTCCTTTGGGCGAACACGCCAGAGCAACTCACAGATATCGTTCAGAGCAATAACGGTGACAATATACGCTACATTTTCTTCCTGCACTGGAACTGGCTGGTGCCCGAAGAACTATGGAAAACTTACGAGTGTGTTTGTTTCCATATGACCGATGTACCCTACGGTCGGGGCGGCAGCCCGTTACAGAATCTTATTGTACGTGGTCACAAAGACACCAAATTGACCGCACTGAAAATGACAAGCGAGATGGATGCAGGGCCGGTGTATACCAAACGTGAGCTTTCTCTTGGAGGCACAGCGGAAGAGATCTATAGCAGGGCAGGAGAACTGAGCTTTCAAATCGTTCAGTGGATGATGGATAACGAGCCACAGCCAACTCCACAGCAAGGTGATCCGGTGATATTTAAAAGGCGCAAGCCTGAGCAGAGTGTTCTACCCGAAAAAGCAAGTCTCTCAGAGCTGTATGATCATATCAGAATGCTGGACGCGCCGACTTATCCCCATGCCTTTATTGAACATGGCGAGTTTATAATCGAATTTTCCGGCGCTGACGTTCAAGGTGAAGAACTGACAGCATGTGTGCGAATCAGGAAAAAAGCAGAGCGGAGGTAA
- the pseH gene encoding UDP-4-amino-4,6-dideoxy-N-acetyl-beta-L-altrosamine N-acetyltransferase gives MIEDDLLKVLEWRNAPEVRRNMYSSHEITENEHFQWFKKIENDKTTVWLIFSNEKDEECGVVYFTNYSPDGGNVFWGFYAAPDAARGVGTKMEYAALEYAFSELRVHKLNCEVLSSNSAVINLHKKCGFEQEGCFRDFHLTGSSYEDVVRLGILENEWRDMSDTVLERITARMSP, from the coding sequence ATGATAGAAGACGATTTGCTGAAAGTCCTGGAGTGGCGAAATGCGCCCGAAGTGCGGCGGAATATGTACTCCTCTCATGAGATTACAGAAAATGAGCATTTTCAGTGGTTCAAAAAAATCGAAAACGATAAAACAACCGTTTGGCTGATTTTCTCGAATGAGAAAGATGAGGAATGTGGAGTCGTTTATTTTACGAATTATTCACCTGATGGCGGGAACGTATTCTGGGGCTTTTACGCCGCACCGGATGCTGCCAGGGGAGTAGGCACCAAGATGGAGTACGCGGCGCTAGAGTATGCGTTTTCAGAGCTTAGGGTTCATAAGCTCAATTGTGAGGTGCTTAGTTCGAACTCTGCGGTAATAAATCTCCACAAAAAATGCGGTTTTGAGCAAGAGGGATGTTTTCGAGACTTCCATCTCACTGGATCCAGCTATGAAGACGTAGTCAGGCTCGGCATACTGGAAAATGAGTGGCGTGATATGAGTGACACGGTTCTGGAGAGAATTACCGCTCGCATGAGCCCATGA
- the pseG gene encoding UDP-2,4-diacetamido-2,4,6-trideoxy-beta-L-altropyranose hydrolase produces the protein MNFVFRTDASISIGTGHVMRCLTLAQELRRQGHQCRFICRDHSGHLGDLIVDKGFYIDLLSAPADEVENPAHASKKTFHAAWLGVGWQLDAEQTLEAIDSVEVDWLVVDHYSLDSRWELKVRGAGCRVMVVDDLADRPHHADLLLDQNILGPESESPYKSLVNAECVLLLGPRYAMLGHEYSLLSRALPYRDNKVLRVLIFVGGSDPHHLTESYLQAVATPEFQHLQVNVVLGKNHPAPEAVEEIARSRKGTALFSGLPSLAAQMIRCDLMLGGGGATNWERMCLGLTTIVVSVAHNQYETCQQLAKHGLINFVGVAEEISIEDIQRTLRGILGDSPRRVKQMEMMRNVVDGYGTERIVKRLI, from the coding sequence ATGAATTTTGTGTTTCGAACCGATGCATCGATAAGTATTGGTACCGGTCATGTGATGCGATGTCTCACCTTGGCACAGGAACTCAGGCGCCAGGGCCATCAATGCCGGTTTATCTGTCGCGATCATTCGGGGCACCTCGGCGATTTGATAGTAGATAAAGGTTTTTATATTGACTTGCTTTCCGCGCCGGCCGACGAAGTAGAAAACCCTGCGCATGCCAGCAAAAAGACGTTTCATGCAGCCTGGCTTGGAGTGGGTTGGCAATTGGACGCTGAGCAAACCCTGGAGGCAATTGACTCGGTAGAAGTAGATTGGTTGGTAGTTGACCACTATTCGTTGGATTCACGTTGGGAGTTGAAAGTTAGGGGGGCTGGGTGCCGCGTTATGGTTGTGGATGACTTGGCTGATAGGCCTCACCACGCCGATCTGCTTCTTGACCAGAATATATTGGGTCCTGAAAGCGAATCGCCTTACAAAAGTCTGGTAAATGCAGAATGCGTCCTTCTCCTTGGCCCGCGTTACGCTATGCTTGGGCATGAATACAGCCTGCTTTCACGCGCTCTTCCCTATCGCGACAATAAAGTTCTCCGTGTCCTGATTTTTGTAGGAGGTAGCGACCCTCACCATTTGACCGAAAGTTATTTGCAGGCTGTCGCCACTCCGGAATTCCAGCATCTCCAGGTGAATGTTGTACTGGGAAAAAACCATCCTGCACCCGAGGCAGTGGAAGAAATCGCACGAAGCAGAAAAGGCACAGCGCTGTTCTCAGGCCTGCCAAGCCTTGCGGCACAAATGATACGTTGCGACCTGATGCTTGGGGGAGGGGGCGCTACAAACTGGGAGCGTATGTGCCTTGGCCTCACTACTATTGTTGTTAGCGTGGCCCATAACCAATATGAAACATGTCAGCAATTGGCGAAGCATGGCTTGATTAATTTCGTTGGTGTTGCCGAGGAAATAAGCATTGAAGATATTCAAAGAACACTGAGAGGTATACTCGGGGATTCCCCCCGCCGGGTTAAACAGATGGAAATGATGCGGAACGTCGTCGATGGATATGGTACTGAACGTATTGTTAAACGATTAATATAA
- the pseF gene encoding pseudaminic acid cytidylyltransferase encodes MITPNRVAIIPARGGSKRIPRKNVRDFCSKPMIAWSIDAAWASGCFDRIIVSTDDPEIAEVAIEYGAEVPFIRPPELSDDYAGTIPVIRHAVNWIQQNGEPVDYACCIYATAPFISPEDLQRGWELIQQKAASYVFAVTNYAFPIQRALRITDSGRVAMFNPEHFNTRSQDLEEAWHDAGQFYWGSAEAWLKEMPVFSERAMAVKLPRSRVQDIDTPEDWTYAELMFRVMERVKDRQ; translated from the coding sequence ATGATCACTCCTAATCGAGTGGCCATCATTCCCGCCAGGGGCGGCAGCAAACGAATCCCCCGCAAAAACGTCCGTGATTTCTGCAGCAAGCCAATGATTGCCTGGTCCATTGACGCAGCGTGGGCAAGTGGGTGTTTCGACAGAATCATCGTATCTACCGATGACCCCGAAATTGCCGAAGTGGCAATAGAGTACGGGGCTGAAGTGCCTTTTATTCGACCGCCGGAACTTTCAGATGACTACGCCGGAACCATACCGGTAATTCGACACGCTGTGAACTGGATCCAACAAAATGGCGAGCCAGTGGATTACGCCTGTTGTATCTATGCGACTGCACCGTTTATCTCTCCGGAAGATCTTCAGCGAGGTTGGGAGCTGATTCAGCAGAAGGCCGCCAGTTACGTTTTTGCGGTAACGAATTATGCGTTTCCGATTCAGCGCGCACTCCGGATTACAGACAGTGGCCGTGTAGCCATGTTCAATCCGGAGCACTTCAATACCCGCTCTCAGGACCTGGAAGAAGCGTGGCACGATGCAGGGCAGTTCTATTGGGGATCTGCGGAGGCTTGGCTGAAGGAAATGCCTGTCTTTAGTGAAAGAGCTATGGCAGTCAAGCTTCCGCGTAGCCGCGTTCAGGATATTGATACGCCTGAGGATTGGACCTACGCCGAGTTGATGTTCCGGGTAATGGAAAGGGTAAAGGATAGGCAATGA
- the pseC gene encoding UDP-4-amino-4,6-dideoxy-N-acetyl-beta-L-altrosamine transaminase, with protein MIPYGKQDISQADVDAVLEVLKSDFLTQGPKVPEFEAKVAGHVGAKHALAVNSATSALHIACLALGLGEGDWLWTTPVTFVASANCGLYCGAKVDFVDIDPRTYNLCPKALAAKLEEAEQEGRLPKVVVTVHLCGQPCDMEAINKLAQRYGFRTIEDASHGIGGKYQGEFIGNGRYSDITVFSFHPVKIVTTAEGGMAVTNDDQLAAKMNLLRSHGITRDPALMTHEPDGPWYYQQVDLGYNFRMTELQAALGVSQMQRLDDFVARRHKLAKRYDQQLAGLPLTLPWQHPDSYSGLHLYVIRLQLEKTTFSHRKVFELLREEGVGVNLHYIPVHTQPYYQQMGFEENDFPQSMAYYREAISLPMFYGLTEQKQDKVVAVLNEILDERT; from the coding sequence ATGATTCCCTATGGCAAACAGGACATCAGTCAGGCGGATGTTGATGCGGTGCTTGAGGTACTGAAGTCAGATTTCCTGACCCAGGGGCCGAAAGTGCCTGAGTTCGAGGCCAAAGTAGCCGGTCATGTGGGTGCAAAACATGCCCTCGCGGTGAACAGTGCCACCTCAGCGCTGCATATTGCCTGCCTGGCCCTGGGGCTTGGTGAAGGTGACTGGCTGTGGACCACGCCTGTCACCTTCGTCGCCTCTGCCAACTGCGGCTTGTATTGCGGTGCCAAAGTGGATTTTGTCGATATCGATCCAAGAACCTACAACCTGTGCCCGAAAGCGCTGGCGGCCAAGCTGGAAGAGGCTGAGCAGGAGGGCCGACTTCCCAAGGTGGTGGTGACCGTACACCTGTGCGGCCAGCCCTGCGATATGGAGGCGATTAATAAGCTGGCTCAGCGATATGGTTTCCGAACTATCGAGGACGCCTCCCACGGCATCGGCGGCAAATATCAGGGCGAATTTATCGGTAACGGGCGTTATAGCGACATCACTGTGTTCAGCTTTCACCCGGTAAAAATCGTAACCACAGCAGAAGGCGGTATGGCTGTAACGAACGATGACCAGTTGGCGGCAAAAATGAATCTGCTGCGTAGCCATGGAATCACCCGAGACCCGGCATTGATGACCCATGAGCCCGATGGCCCTTGGTACTACCAGCAAGTGGATCTTGGCTACAATTTCCGGATGACAGAATTGCAAGCCGCGCTGGGTGTAAGTCAGATGCAGCGTTTGGACGATTTCGTCGCGCGGCGACATAAGCTGGCCAAACGTTATGATCAACAGCTGGCGGGCTTACCCCTGACGCTGCCTTGGCAGCATCCCGACAGTTACAGTGGCTTGCACCTGTATGTGATCCGCCTGCAATTGGAGAAAACCACCTTCAGTCATCGGAAAGTCTTCGAGTTGCTGAGAGAGGAGGGTGTTGGCGTAAACCTGCATTACATTCCCGTGCACACGCAGCCTTATTACCAGCAGATGGGTTTTGAAGAGAACGATTTTCCGCAATCCATGGCCTATTACCGGGAAGCCATCAGCCTGCCAATGTTTTATGGCCTAACAGAACAGAAACAGGATAAAGTGGTAGCGGTGCTCAACGAAATTCTGGATGAACGAACATGA
- the pseB gene encoding UDP-N-acetylglucosamine 4,6-dehydratase (inverting): protein MLKNSTILVTGGTGSFGHKFIPMTLEKYNPKKIIVFSRDEMKQWEMAKLFQGDDRLRFFIGDVRDRERLYRALDGVDYVVHAAATKIVPTAEYNPFECIKTNINGAMNLIDACIDKAVKGVVALSTDKASSPINLYGATKLASDKLFVAGNSYAGGHETKFSVVRYGNVMGSRGSVIPFFMSIKDKGVLPITDPRMTRFMISLEQGVELVWHAFEDMVGGEIYVKKIPSMKVTDLARVVAPEAELDIVGIRPGEKLHEQMIGAEDSYFTYEYPEHFKILPNINNWGNSKERIKDGKLVPEGFIYSSDNNKEWMADQELQAWIDRHNNEIGKI, encoded by the coding sequence ATGCTTAAAAATTCTACGATACTAGTTACCGGTGGCACAGGCTCCTTTGGCCACAAATTCATACCCATGACTCTGGAGAAGTACAACCCTAAAAAAATTATTGTTTTTTCCCGGGATGAAATGAAGCAGTGGGAAATGGCCAAGCTTTTCCAGGGTGATGATCGGTTGCGTTTCTTCATCGGCGATGTTCGCGATCGTGAGCGTTTGTACCGCGCTCTGGATGGTGTGGATTATGTCGTTCACGCAGCAGCCACCAAGATTGTACCCACCGCCGAATACAATCCGTTTGAGTGCATCAAAACCAATATCAATGGCGCCATGAACCTTATAGACGCTTGCATTGATAAAGCTGTTAAAGGCGTGGTTGCGTTGTCTACCGACAAAGCCAGTAGCCCCATTAACCTCTATGGCGCCACCAAGCTGGCGTCAGACAAGTTGTTCGTAGCAGGTAATTCATATGCCGGTGGCCACGAAACCAAATTCTCTGTAGTGCGCTACGGCAACGTTATGGGTTCCCGTGGATCAGTCATTCCGTTTTTTATGTCTATAAAAGACAAAGGTGTGCTACCAATCACCGATCCCCGCATGACGCGCTTTATGATTTCGCTGGAACAGGGGGTCGAACTGGTATGGCATGCGTTTGAAGACATGGTAGGCGGTGAAATCTACGTGAAAAAGATTCCTTCCATGAAAGTGACCGATCTTGCCCGCGTAGTCGCTCCGGAGGCGGAACTGGACATTGTAGGCATTCGCCCGGGCGAAAAACTCCACGAACAGATGATCGGTGCTGAAGACTCCTATTTCACCTATGAGTACCCGGAACACTTCAAAATCCTGCCGAACATCAATAACTGGGGCAACAGTAAGGAGCGAATCAAAGACGGTAAGCTCGTGCCCGAAGGCTTTATCTACTCCAGTGACAACAATAAAGAGTGGATGGCGGATCAAGAGCTTCAGGCCTGGATTGATCGTCACAACAACGAAATCGGGAAGATCTGA